Proteins from a single region of Gambusia affinis linkage group LG12, SWU_Gaff_1.0, whole genome shotgun sequence:
- the rps8a gene encoding 40S ribosomal protein S8, with product MGISRDNWHKRRKTGGKRKPYHKKRKYELGRPPANTKLGARRIHTVRVRGGNKKYRALRLDVGNFSWGSEGCTRKTRIIDVVYNASNNELVRTKTLVKNCIVLVDSLPFRQWYEAHYATPLGRKKGAKLTPEEEEILNKKRSKKIQKKYEERKKTAKISTLLEEQFLQGKLLACIASRPGQCGRADGYLLEGKELEFYLRKIKAKKGK from the exons ATGG GTATCTCAAGGGACAACTGGCACAAACGCCGCAAGACCGGCGGTAAACGCAAGCCCTACCACAAGAAAAGGAAGTATGAGCTCGGTCGTCCACCTGCAAACACAAAG CTCGGAGCTCGCCGCATCCACACAGTGAGGGTCCGTGGTGGGAACAAGAAGTACCGTGCTCTGAGGTTGGATGTTGGAAACTTTTCATGGGGCTCTGAGG GCTGCACACGCAAGACCAGGATCATCGATGTGGTCTACAACGCCTCCAACAACGAGCTGGTCAGAACCAAGACCCTGGTGAAGAACTGCATCGTCCTGGTCGACAGCCTTCCCTTCAGACAGTGGTATGAGGCGCACTACGCCACTCCTCTGGGACGCAAGAAGGGAGCCAAGCTG ACtcctgaggaggaggagatccTGAACAAGAAAAGGTCCAAAAAGATCCAGAAGAAGTACGAAGAGCGTAAAAAGACGGCCAAGATCAGCACTCTCTTGGAGGAGCAGTTCCTTCAGGGAAAACTTCTCG CTTGCATCGCCTCCAGGCCCGGCCAGTGCGGCAGGGCAGACGGATATCTGCTGGAGGGCAAAGAGCTGGAGTTCTACCTGAGGAAGATCAAGGCCAAGAAAGGCAAATAG